One Salinimonas marina DNA segment encodes these proteins:
- the dkgB gene encoding 2,5-didehydrogluconate reductase DkgB, giving the protein MENMPQLGVGTFRLEDDTARKSVLDALKIGFRHIDTAQIYGNEEQVGDAIQTNGIDREDFFLTTKVWFERFGNKSFIESVHESLAKLKTDYVDLLLIHWPSPDDKVPMEEYLTSLAQAKAEGLTRHIGISNFTIAQMEQAVEILGEGEIYTNQIELHPFMQNRKVAERAHELGMSVTAYMPFAVGKVMKSETLNTIAEQHNASPAQVTLAWIKEKGYYTIPSSTNADHLQDNFDFEKVKLSPEDMELIDNLDNGDRIVDPDFGPEWD; this is encoded by the coding sequence ATGGAAAACATGCCGCAGCTAGGTGTTGGAACATTCAGATTAGAAGATGACACCGCGCGCAAATCGGTGCTTGATGCACTGAAAATTGGTTTCAGACACATCGACACTGCTCAGATTTATGGCAATGAAGAGCAGGTTGGCGACGCCATTCAGACCAATGGTATTGACCGCGAAGATTTCTTTTTAACCACCAAAGTCTGGTTCGAGCGGTTTGGCAATAAAAGCTTCATCGAAAGTGTCCACGAAAGCCTGGCAAAATTGAAAACCGATTATGTCGATTTGCTACTGATTCACTGGCCATCGCCAGATGACAAAGTACCGATGGAAGAATATCTGACCAGCCTGGCCCAGGCCAAAGCAGAAGGTCTGACTCGTCACATTGGTATTTCAAATTTCACTATTGCACAAATGGAGCAAGCGGTTGAGATTCTGGGTGAAGGTGAAATCTACACCAATCAGATTGAGCTGCATCCATTTATGCAAAACCGCAAGGTGGCAGAGCGCGCCCATGAATTGGGCATGTCAGTGACCGCCTATATGCCATTTGCGGTAGGCAAGGTAATGAAAAGTGAAACATTGAACACCATTGCCGAACAACACAATGCTTCTCCGGCTCAGGTTACCTTAGCCTGGATCAAGGAAAAGGGTTATTACACTATTCCTTCTTCCACCAATGCTGATCACCTGCAGGATAACTTTGACTTTGAGAAGGTTAAATTGTCGCCAGAGGACATGGAACTGATTGACAATCTGGACAATGGCGACCGCATTGTCGATCCGGATTTCGGGCCCGAATGGGACTAA
- a CDS encoding DUF445 family protein — MKAQQLARAKKQAAGCLFIAAILFIITTLLEHSFSQAGWLAYNAFFKMVSEAALVGGLADWFAVTALFKPIPPQYPIPHTNIVAANKSRIASNLAEFVKEKFFNPAAIGQLVRQSHPADNLAYWLKQPTNSKRLAVFACDAGAGALSMISDQSVQNVMTHNVRQILSKLDIRPLAGGPYECSPGRAGIRSCLIS, encoded by the coding sequence TTGAAAGCGCAACAATTAGCCCGTGCAAAAAAACAGGCCGCCGGCTGCTTATTTATTGCAGCGATACTATTTATTATCACTACCTTACTGGAGCACAGCTTTAGCCAGGCCGGCTGGTTGGCTTACAATGCATTTTTTAAGATGGTCAGTGAGGCCGCCTTAGTGGGTGGGCTGGCAGACTGGTTTGCCGTCACCGCATTATTCAAACCCATCCCGCCTCAGTATCCTATTCCACACACGAATATTGTGGCGGCCAATAAATCCCGGATTGCATCGAATCTGGCCGAATTTGTAAAAGAGAAGTTTTTTAACCCCGCGGCCATCGGACAGTTAGTAAGACAGTCGCATCCGGCCGACAATTTAGCTTATTGGCTAAAACAACCGACCAACTCCAAGCGCCTGGCGGTGTTTGCCTGTGATGCCGGCGCCGGCGCCTTGTCGATGATAAGCGACCAATCCGTACAAAATGTAATGACCCATAATGTCAGACAAATTTTATCGAAGCTGGATATACGCCCTCTGGCCGGGGGACCTTACGAGTGCTCACCCGGGAGAGCCGGCATCAGGAGTTGCTTGATCAGCTGA
- the rluB gene encoding 23S rRNA pseudouridine(2605) synthase RluB: protein MSEKLQKVLANQGLGSRREMERWIEQGRVSVDGSIATLGDRVGPEAQIRVDGHLLSRQTEKPVCRVLMYNKPEGELCSRSDPEGRPTVFERLPTIRLGRWIAVGRLDINTSGLLLFTNDGELANRLMHPKCEVEREYAVRVFGEVPSKTLSTLKKGVELDDGVAKFTSIKPRKNDDESMNQWFNVTLQEGRNREVRRLWESQEVQVSRLIRVRYGPIELQKRLPQGAWVELELEDVNKLRKLVSLSDESSSLVDARQTKLDHARLSRMRRSVKKHRTRKSGAGNKR from the coding sequence ATGAGTGAAAAATTGCAAAAAGTATTGGCTAATCAGGGCCTGGGGTCGCGCCGCGAAATGGAGCGCTGGATTGAGCAGGGCCGGGTTTCCGTAGACGGTAGCATTGCGACCCTGGGCGATCGGGTCGGGCCGGAAGCCCAGATTCGTGTCGATGGACATCTGTTATCGCGCCAGACTGAGAAGCCGGTGTGCCGGGTACTGATGTACAACAAGCCCGAAGGGGAGCTGTGTAGTCGCTCCGATCCTGAAGGCCGGCCTACCGTGTTTGAACGATTACCGACGATTCGTTTAGGGCGCTGGATTGCGGTAGGACGACTGGATATCAACACCAGTGGTTTGTTGTTGTTTACCAACGATGGCGAGCTGGCCAACCGCCTGATGCATCCCAAATGTGAAGTTGAGCGCGAATACGCAGTACGGGTATTTGGTGAAGTCCCCTCCAAGACCCTCAGCACCCTTAAAAAAGGGGTGGAGCTGGACGATGGCGTGGCCAAGTTCACCAGCATCAAGCCGCGTAAAAATGACGATGAAAGCATGAACCAGTGGTTCAATGTTACCTTGCAGGAAGGGCGAAACCGCGAAGTAAGACGTCTTTGGGAGTCACAGGAAGTTCAGGTAAGCCGTCTGATTCGGGTACGCTACGGACCCATCGAGCTGCAAAAGCGTCTGCCCCAGGGAGCCTGGGTAGAGCTTGAGCTTGAAGATGTGAACAAATTGCGCAAACTGGTGAGCCTGTCTGATGAAAGTAGCAGTCTGGTGGACGCGCGTCAGACCAAGCTGGACCATGCCCGCTTAAGCCGCATGCGCCGGTCGGTTAAAAAACATCGCACACGCAAATCCGGCGCCGGTAATAAGCGCTGA
- a CDS encoding acyl carrier protein phosphodiesterase, with protein sequence MNYLAHLALAQPTSASVQGNLLGDFMRGCQHEHFDFDVQCGLNNHRFVDRFTDEHAKIREAKSWFSSQRRRFAGIILDVSFDHFLISHWSQFYTQSFERFCEQRYALLQPALADMPLSMQRTVTSMLKHRWLDVYRTPEGLARALDNTAARIRFRHAFTGSIDEVMQHYAALKQTFLDFYPQLMQAVVSANIESGQAHQHINPALKKK encoded by the coding sequence ATGAATTATTTGGCACATTTGGCGCTGGCCCAACCTACCAGCGCGTCGGTTCAGGGGAATTTACTGGGCGATTTTATGCGGGGTTGTCAGCATGAACATTTTGATTTTGACGTGCAGTGCGGGTTAAACAACCACCGTTTTGTAGACCGGTTTACCGATGAGCATGCAAAAATACGTGAGGCAAAATCGTGGTTTTCCAGCCAGCGACGCAGATTTGCCGGCATCATTCTCGATGTTAGTTTTGATCATTTTTTGATAAGCCATTGGTCACAATTTTATACTCAGTCCTTCGAGCGCTTCTGTGAACAGCGCTATGCCCTGTTGCAGCCTGCCCTGGCGGATATGCCTTTGTCGATGCAGCGCACGGTTACAAGCATGCTGAAGCATCGTTGGCTTGATGTTTATCGCACGCCTGAAGGCCTGGCCAGGGCCCTGGATAACACCGCTGCGCGCATTCGCTTTCGGCATGCGTTTACCGGCAGCATTGATGAAGTTATGCAGCATTATGCGGCCCTTAAGCAAACATTTTTAGACTTTTACCCGCAACTGATGCAGGCTGTAGTCTCTGCAAATATAGAATCAGGCCAGGCTCACCAGCACATCAATCCCGCGCTCAAGAAAAAATAA
- a CDS encoding DUF445 domain-containing protein: MLDQLIDKAARLLQQPSTQEFMTAKLHQWLRTEYRRLEKFLPTQWLSEQGAQVATRAIVSTIADINEDPHHPLRRSFDRYVAQMIRRIEHDEQTGEKLQQWQRALLDNETLHGYMGQVLTDVRGYMQADLAKPDSRLRHHLQTMLKEFGDTLAENKALNHTVNEAVINSAVYLGPQVSDFLTSHIRTTIENWDEREMAEQIELNIGKDLQKVRINGTIVGGLIGGILFFLERGIDVLVSLA; the protein is encoded by the coding sequence TTGCTTGATCAGCTGATCGATAAAGCTGCACGCTTATTGCAGCAGCCTTCAACTCAGGAATTTATGACCGCCAAATTGCACCAGTGGCTACGCACGGAATACCGCCGGCTTGAAAAATTTCTGCCTACCCAGTGGCTGAGCGAGCAGGGCGCACAAGTCGCGACGCGCGCGATTGTCAGCACCATAGCCGATATTAATGAGGATCCACATCATCCACTGCGCCGCTCTTTTGACCGCTACGTAGCTCAGATGATTCGGCGTATCGAACACGATGAGCAAACCGGCGAAAAACTTCAGCAATGGCAGCGTGCTTTGCTCGACAACGAAACCTTGCATGGTTATATGGGGCAGGTGCTAACCGATGTCCGCGGGTATATGCAAGCTGATCTGGCCAAACCGGATAGCCGTTTGCGGCATCATCTGCAGACAATGTTAAAAGAATTCGGTGATACGCTGGCAGAAAACAAGGCGCTTAATCACACCGTGAATGAGGCGGTTATTAACAGTGCCGTGTATTTGGGGCCGCAGGTAAGTGATTTTCTGACCAGTCATATTCGCACTACCATAGAAAACTGGGACGAGCGGGAAATGGCCGAACAGATTGAGCTCAATATTGGCAAAGATCTGCAAAAAGTGCGTATTAATGGCACCATTGTGGGAGGCTTGATCGGCGGGATTTTATTTTTTCTTGAGCGCGGGATTGATGTGCTGGTGAGCCTGGCCTGA
- a CDS encoding TM2 domain-containing protein, with amino-acid sequence MFKPAQNAPCPTCNSQLPAQDGRCPECQGIAELFVYKSRVAAATLALFGGMFGLHRFYLRQWRAFFYLLLCWTPLPWLAGIIESVIFLATSQKSWNARYNHGIWAGRESGKTLAIFMAIGIGLLIFAISLVSWLPFDMANRFMAAQQQQQQVILAGEHIAEATEQYLKTHQQRPDTLSQLQLNEDIISPAKAFIRFERGNIYLMPAGAKTSEVSMVPVVLKDEVLWDCGTPALPKAMLPRQCR; translated from the coding sequence ATGTTTAAGCCTGCTCAAAATGCCCCCTGTCCTACTTGCAATAGCCAGTTACCGGCCCAGGATGGCCGTTGTCCGGAATGCCAGGGTATTGCTGAGTTATTTGTTTACAAAAGTCGGGTAGCTGCCGCCACCCTGGCGTTATTTGGCGGAATGTTTGGCTTACATCGGTTTTATCTGCGTCAGTGGCGGGCATTTTTTTACTTATTATTATGCTGGACCCCCTTACCATGGTTAGCCGGGATTATTGAATCGGTAATTTTCCTGGCTACCTCACAAAAAAGCTGGAATGCCAGATACAATCACGGCATCTGGGCTGGCCGCGAAAGCGGTAAAACACTGGCGATATTTATGGCAATAGGAATTGGGCTGCTGATCTTTGCCATTAGTCTGGTGAGCTGGCTTCCGTTTGATATGGCGAACCGGTTTATGGCCGCACAACAACAGCAACAACAAGTCATACTGGCGGGCGAACATATTGCTGAGGCCACCGAGCAATATCTGAAAACCCATCAGCAGCGGCCCGACACCCTAAGCCAGCTACAGTTAAATGAGGACATCATTAGTCCGGCAAAAGCGTTTATCCGCTTTGAACGAGGCAACATTTATTTAATGCCCGCCGGCGCCAAGACCAGCGAAGTCAGCATGGTGCCTGTGGTGTTAAAAGATGAGGTGCTTTGGGATTGTGGCACCCCCGCCTTGCCCAAGGCGATGCTGCCCCGCCAGTGCCGTTGA
- the scpB gene encoding SMC-Scp complex subunit ScpB — MKKINAAQLKQLIEASIFVADRPVTPKKLKETVLSEFDVSATQLSETLKALELDYAPRGIQLVKVASGYRFQSLDSLAPWLQSLWPENAPRYSRALLETLALIAYRQPITRGEIEQIRGVAVSSNIIKTLTEREWVTIVGHKEVAGRPALYATTSAFLDYFSLTSLSQLPSADAFATLALKHADMSGEKKEVPSATTDRTNDKTEPKSMNTHE; from the coding sequence ATGAAGAAGATTAATGCTGCTCAGCTCAAACAACTTATTGAAGCCAGTATTTTTGTTGCTGATCGACCGGTAACCCCGAAAAAGCTAAAGGAAACGGTGCTCTCAGAGTTTGATGTTTCGGCAACGCAGTTATCCGAGACGTTGAAAGCGCTGGAATTAGACTATGCGCCTCGTGGGATCCAGCTGGTTAAAGTGGCCAGCGGCTATCGGTTCCAGTCGCTGGATTCTCTGGCGCCCTGGTTACAGAGCTTATGGCCTGAAAATGCGCCGCGCTATTCCAGAGCCCTGCTTGAAACCCTGGCGCTGATTGCTTACCGCCAACCGATTACCCGCGGTGAAATCGAACAAATCCGGGGAGTGGCGGTAAGCAGTAACATTATTAAAACACTGACTGAACGAGAATGGGTAACCATCGTGGGTCATAAAGAAGTGGCCGGGCGGCCGGCGTTATACGCCACCACCAGTGCCTTTCTTGATTATTTTTCGTTAACCTCTCTGTCGCAGCTTCCCAGTGCTGATGCCTTTGCAACGCTGGCACTCAAACACGCTGACATGTCAGGTGAGAAAAAAGAGGTACCGTCTGCGACAACAGACCGTACGAACGACAAAACCGAACCAAAGAGTATGAACACTCATGAGTGA